A single genomic interval of Portunus trituberculatus isolate SZX2019 chromosome 41, ASM1759143v1, whole genome shotgun sequence harbors:
- the LOC123516459 gene encoding eukaryotic translation initiation factor 4 gamma 2-like isoform X1: protein MYAQLCKRLSEEAPNFDPPDGPCTYNRLLLSKCQDEFERRRRASEAWDGADGATLTPEQYEERSAAKRKMVGNLRFIGELGKLEIIHESILHRCIQQLLEKRRRRPVVDLAEDLECLCQIMKTCGKVLDKPKAKPLMDQYFERMYQLSSSVELLARIRFMLQDVLDLRAANWVPRKVAQVDGPRTIRQVREEAAHDLGVYIPPPSSHGPPRSSGPMSPLAGVSSFFPPPGGNRTGMEDVFMGAVTLGTGPGVISSQPDKYGYDSNGYGSNVSGGGGYRPRQQQGYFPQNKHFNNQNFSRQQQNNQYNQQQNYSNIATKDLPPRFKKILSVSNTSGSGSSDGEVSLRPAPSSMMLKPKTPGILPQSALGTQQSNDHHHSNLPLAPQAQAPNQKPNPPHLHKDPPILIKQASTDKARDKKKDRGPSREEWLRRVKNVYEEFLKEQNLDEAVENYRCLKVPERFTAETVHATINYLLTLEEGNRELGAQLIEKLRSEGLVNVDRLFDGVKLVLGRLDDLVTDVPRVKSHMAGILGYLVGSGTLALADIAEPLEGGQHFPLFLLTLQTLHKLHGKMKLTQIFNDSKVNLLNLLPESDRTKEKLADLLEDRDLSFLFPLLRIQSDLWRALVSDPTPHTLYKYIKDTLDVEHHTAPGFINALMTVLVKYITQETTLASGCDPTVIPEKLVTEQEQELLAKFKPVLQAFLHDHLQLQVTAVYALQVFTYTHNFPKGMLLRWFVNLYDLEIIEEDAFLTWKEDLSQDYPGKGKALFQVNQWLTWLQETEEDDEEEEDAQ, encoded by the exons ATGTATGCACAGCTGTGCAAACGGCTGTCAGAAGAGGCTCCAAACTTTGATCCACCCGACGGACCTTGTACTTATAACCGCTTACTGTTGAGCAAGTGTCAA GATGAATTTGAGCGCCGACGCCGTGCCTCTGAGGCATGGGATGGGGCAGATGGGGCAACACTTACACCTGAACAATATGAAGAACGATCAGCAGCAAAACGCAAGATGGTCGGCAACCTTCGTTTCATTGGTGAATTGGGCAAGCTGGAGATCATTCATGAGTCCATTCTTCATCGTTGCATCCAACAG CTGTTGGAGAAACGCAGGCGTAGACCAGTGGTTGACTTGGCTGAGGATTTGGAGTGTTTGTGCCAGATAATGAAGACATGTGGGAAGGTGCTGGACAAGCCCAAGGCTAAG CCCTTAATGGACCAGTACTTTGAACGCATGTACCAGCTGAGCAGCAGTGTGGAACTCCTGGCAAGGATCCGCTTCATGCTGCAGGATGTGCTGGATTTGCGTGCTGCTAACTGGGTGCCACGCAAGGTAGCCCAGGTGGATGGTCCTCGTACCATTCGTCAG GTGCGGGAGGAAGCAGCGCACGATCTTGGTGTTTACATCCCACCACCCTCATCACATGGACCTCCGAGGTCCTCTGGTCCCATGTCTCCTTTAGCTGGTGTTTCATCCTTTTTCCCACCG CCGGGAGGGAATCGCACAGGCATGGAGGATGTGTTTATGGGAGCAGTGACATTAGGAACAGGTCCAGGAGTCATTTCTTCACAGCCTGACAAGTATGGATATGACTCGAATGGATATGGCTCAAatgtgagtggaggaggtggatacAGGCCACGACAGCAACAAGGA TACTTTCCTCAGAATAAACACTTCAACAACCAGAACTTCAGTAGACAACAACAGAACAATCAGTATAACCAGCAACAGAATTATAGCAACA tagctACAAAAGATCTGCCTCCTCGATTCAAGAAGATTTTAAGTGTATCCAATACCAGTGGTTCAGGCAGTTCAGATGGGGAGGTGTCCCTTCGCCCTGCCCCCTCCAGCATGATGCTCAAACCCAAGACACCTGGGATCCTTCCCCAGAGTGCCTTGGGCACCCAGCAGAGTAATGACCACCATCATTCAAACTTGCCTCTGGCTCCTCAAGCCCAGGCACCAAACCAGAAGCCCAACCCACCTCACCTCCACAAAGATCCACCAATACTCATCAAGCAAGCATCAACTGACAAAGCTCGCGACAAGAAGAAGGATAGG GGCCCAAGTCGTGAAGAGTGGCTTCGTAGAGTGAAGAATGTCTATGAAGAGTTTCTGAAGGAACAAAATTTAGATGAGGCTGTAGAAAATTATCGATGTTTGAAGGTGCCTGAACGCTTCACTGCTGAAACTGTCCATGCCACCATCAATTATTTATTGACTTTGGAGG AGGGCAACCGAGAACTTGGGGCTCAGTTGATTGAGAAGCTTCGTTCAGAGGGTCTCGTTAACGTGGATCGTCTCTTTGATGGTGTGAAACTG GTTCTTGGTAGGCTGGATGACCTGGTGACTGATGTTCCTCGAGTCAAATCTCACATGGCTGGAATCTTGGGTTACTTGGTCGGATCAGGCACTCTAGCCTTGGCCGATATAGCTGAACCACTGGAAGGGGGACAacacttccctcttttcttgctCACTCTTCAGACCTTGCACAAACTTCATGGAAAAATGAAATTGACTCAGATCTTTAATGATAGCAAG gtgAATCTTCTCAATCTTCTGCCGGAATCTGATCGGACAAAGGAAAAGCTGGCAGATCTCCTTGAGGACCGTGACTTATCATTCCTTTTCCCACTCTTGAGGATCCAGTCTGATTTGTGGCGAGCCCTCGTTTCTGACCCAACACCCCACACACTCTATAAGTACATCAAGGACACGCTGGATGTGGAACACCATACTGCTCCAGGGTTTATTAATGCTTTGATGACAGTATTGGTGAAATATATAACACAG gaaacCACTTTGGCCTCTGGATGTGATCCAACTGTGATTCCAGAGAAACTTGTtactgaacaagaacaagaactttTAGCAAAGTTCAAACCTGTTCTTCAGGCTTTCCTTCATGATCATTTGCAGCTTCAGGTTACAGCTGTATATGCTCTACAAGTGTTCACATACACTCACAACTTCCCCAAAG ggatGTTACTGAGGTGGTTTGTGAATCTGTATGATTTAGAGATCATAGAAGAAGATGCATTCTTGACTTGGAAGGAAGACCTGAGCCAGGACTATCCCGGCAAAGGAAAGGCACTCTTCCAG GTTAATCAGTGGCTTACTTGGCTGCAAGAGActgaagaggatgatgaagaggaggaggatgctcaATGA
- the LOC123516459 gene encoding eukaryotic translation initiation factor 4 gamma 2-like isoform X2 translates to MYAQLCKRLSEEAPNFDPPDGPCTYNRLLLSKCQDEFERRRRASEAWDGADGATLTPEQYEERSAAKRKMVGNLRFIGELGKLEIIHESILHRCIQQLLEKRRRRPVVDLAEDLECLCQIMKTCGKVLDKPKAKPLMDQYFERMYQLSSSVELLARIRFMLQDVLDLRAANWVPRKVAQVDGPRTIRQVREEAAHDLGVYIPPPSSHGPPRSSGPMSPLAGVSSFFPPPGGNRTGMEDVFMGAVTLGTGPGVISSQPDKYGYDSNGYGSNVSGGGGYRPRQQQGNKHFNNQNFSRQQQNNQYNQQQNYSNIATKDLPPRFKKILSVSNTSGSGSSDGEVSLRPAPSSMMLKPKTPGILPQSALGTQQSNDHHHSNLPLAPQAQAPNQKPNPPHLHKDPPILIKQASTDKARDKKKDRGPSREEWLRRVKNVYEEFLKEQNLDEAVENYRCLKVPERFTAETVHATINYLLTLEEGNRELGAQLIEKLRSEGLVNVDRLFDGVKLVLGRLDDLVTDVPRVKSHMAGILGYLVGSGTLALADIAEPLEGGQHFPLFLLTLQTLHKLHGKMKLTQIFNDSKVNLLNLLPESDRTKEKLADLLEDRDLSFLFPLLRIQSDLWRALVSDPTPHTLYKYIKDTLDVEHHTAPGFINALMTVLVKYITQETTLASGCDPTVIPEKLVTEQEQELLAKFKPVLQAFLHDHLQLQVTAVYALQVFTYTHNFPKGMLLRWFVNLYDLEIIEEDAFLTWKEDLSQDYPGKGKALFQVNQWLTWLQETEEDDEEEEDAQ, encoded by the exons ATGTATGCACAGCTGTGCAAACGGCTGTCAGAAGAGGCTCCAAACTTTGATCCACCCGACGGACCTTGTACTTATAACCGCTTACTGTTGAGCAAGTGTCAA GATGAATTTGAGCGCCGACGCCGTGCCTCTGAGGCATGGGATGGGGCAGATGGGGCAACACTTACACCTGAACAATATGAAGAACGATCAGCAGCAAAACGCAAGATGGTCGGCAACCTTCGTTTCATTGGTGAATTGGGCAAGCTGGAGATCATTCATGAGTCCATTCTTCATCGTTGCATCCAACAG CTGTTGGAGAAACGCAGGCGTAGACCAGTGGTTGACTTGGCTGAGGATTTGGAGTGTTTGTGCCAGATAATGAAGACATGTGGGAAGGTGCTGGACAAGCCCAAGGCTAAG CCCTTAATGGACCAGTACTTTGAACGCATGTACCAGCTGAGCAGCAGTGTGGAACTCCTGGCAAGGATCCGCTTCATGCTGCAGGATGTGCTGGATTTGCGTGCTGCTAACTGGGTGCCACGCAAGGTAGCCCAGGTGGATGGTCCTCGTACCATTCGTCAG GTGCGGGAGGAAGCAGCGCACGATCTTGGTGTTTACATCCCACCACCCTCATCACATGGACCTCCGAGGTCCTCTGGTCCCATGTCTCCTTTAGCTGGTGTTTCATCCTTTTTCCCACCG CCGGGAGGGAATCGCACAGGCATGGAGGATGTGTTTATGGGAGCAGTGACATTAGGAACAGGTCCAGGAGTCATTTCTTCACAGCCTGACAAGTATGGATATGACTCGAATGGATATGGCTCAAatgtgagtggaggaggtggatacAGGCCACGACAGCAACAAGGA AATAAACACTTCAACAACCAGAACTTCAGTAGACAACAACAGAACAATCAGTATAACCAGCAACAGAATTATAGCAACA tagctACAAAAGATCTGCCTCCTCGATTCAAGAAGATTTTAAGTGTATCCAATACCAGTGGTTCAGGCAGTTCAGATGGGGAGGTGTCCCTTCGCCCTGCCCCCTCCAGCATGATGCTCAAACCCAAGACACCTGGGATCCTTCCCCAGAGTGCCTTGGGCACCCAGCAGAGTAATGACCACCATCATTCAAACTTGCCTCTGGCTCCTCAAGCCCAGGCACCAAACCAGAAGCCCAACCCACCTCACCTCCACAAAGATCCACCAATACTCATCAAGCAAGCATCAACTGACAAAGCTCGCGACAAGAAGAAGGATAGG GGCCCAAGTCGTGAAGAGTGGCTTCGTAGAGTGAAGAATGTCTATGAAGAGTTTCTGAAGGAACAAAATTTAGATGAGGCTGTAGAAAATTATCGATGTTTGAAGGTGCCTGAACGCTTCACTGCTGAAACTGTCCATGCCACCATCAATTATTTATTGACTTTGGAGG AGGGCAACCGAGAACTTGGGGCTCAGTTGATTGAGAAGCTTCGTTCAGAGGGTCTCGTTAACGTGGATCGTCTCTTTGATGGTGTGAAACTG GTTCTTGGTAGGCTGGATGACCTGGTGACTGATGTTCCTCGAGTCAAATCTCACATGGCTGGAATCTTGGGTTACTTGGTCGGATCAGGCACTCTAGCCTTGGCCGATATAGCTGAACCACTGGAAGGGGGACAacacttccctcttttcttgctCACTCTTCAGACCTTGCACAAACTTCATGGAAAAATGAAATTGACTCAGATCTTTAATGATAGCAAG gtgAATCTTCTCAATCTTCTGCCGGAATCTGATCGGACAAAGGAAAAGCTGGCAGATCTCCTTGAGGACCGTGACTTATCATTCCTTTTCCCACTCTTGAGGATCCAGTCTGATTTGTGGCGAGCCCTCGTTTCTGACCCAACACCCCACACACTCTATAAGTACATCAAGGACACGCTGGATGTGGAACACCATACTGCTCCAGGGTTTATTAATGCTTTGATGACAGTATTGGTGAAATATATAACACAG gaaacCACTTTGGCCTCTGGATGTGATCCAACTGTGATTCCAGAGAAACTTGTtactgaacaagaacaagaactttTAGCAAAGTTCAAACCTGTTCTTCAGGCTTTCCTTCATGATCATTTGCAGCTTCAGGTTACAGCTGTATATGCTCTACAAGTGTTCACATACACTCACAACTTCCCCAAAG ggatGTTACTGAGGTGGTTTGTGAATCTGTATGATTTAGAGATCATAGAAGAAGATGCATTCTTGACTTGGAAGGAAGACCTGAGCCAGGACTATCCCGGCAAAGGAAAGGCACTCTTCCAG GTTAATCAGTGGCTTACTTGGCTGCAAGAGActgaagaggatgatgaagaggaggaggatgctcaATGA